The segment AAGTATCTACTCTTTTTCATTGCAATTTCCCTAGCGGTTTATAGTTGCGATTCCACAAAATCTACTATGAAAGGTGACAATGATACCTCAGTAGTCGAAAATGATACGATACGTATTGCAAACGATAGTTTGGAATATGAAATCCTAATTATAGAATCTGGTTTTAATTCGTGGTTGGTAACCCAACCACCTCGTCAACATTATGGGTTAAACTACCTTGAAAATAAAAATCAGTTTTTTGTGTCTGAATACAATAGCAGGGTTCGTAACCCACAACGCTTTAATTCCAATTTGTATCCTCAGGAAATAAATTATGATTACAATACAGATTACGGGTACGAAGTAAATTACCTACTCTATAATTACTTTGTATATTTTCAACAAAAGTACAACCAACATCTACCTGGAGGACGACGATGAAGAAATTAAAAGAACGGTGGAACATCACTTCTAATTGGCAACTTACAGTAATTTTTATTGTGTTTGCCATAACCGGAAGCACATCAGCAAAATTTACTGCACCATTAACCGAAGCTATAGGCATTACAGAAGAAAGTGGTTGGTACATCTATTGGCCGGTTCGTATTTTAATAATTTTTCCTGCCTATCAACTTTTATTAGTTTTTTTTGGTTGGCTCTTTGGTGAGTTCCATTTTTTTTGGAACTTTGAAAAAAAAATGCTGCGAAGCATGAAACTTGGTTTTTTACTTCCTAATGAATAACTACAAACACATTTTAAAGCTTCCTTTATCTATCCTATTAATAGGGCTTTTGTGGTTTCCTTTAGTTGTTCAGTTTGCGCATATTTTTGAAGAACACGATCACAAACCATGTGAAGAAGTTACTACACACCTTCACGAAAAAAAGTTAGACTGTAATTTATTCGATTTTCATTTTTCAAACTACAATTACAATGTAGCTACATATCCTGAATTTTACAGTTTAGAAGAACCTTCAAAACACGAAACACGTTATTTTTCTGTTGAAGTAAATACTTATTCAACAATATATTACGTTCGGGGACCTCCCAACATTTCTTAGTTATTAGCACACATTTTTTATTCAATTTAAACTAAGAAAGTATGAAATTATACACATGCTTGCTATTGGTATTCATGGGAATTACCACTGCAAGTGCACAAAATATAGTACAAGGTTCAGTAACTACAAAAGAGACGAACCAACCCCTACCCGCCACTATTTATATTCCACAACTAGAAAAAGGGACAGTAGCCACATTGGACGGTACCTATGAAATTATGAATGTTCCAACAGGAAATTATACAATCGTCTTTTCATATTTAGGGTATGCGACTGTTTCTAAAAAAATTAAAGTTTCTAAAAACACATCAGCAACTGAAGATATCCAATTAGCAGAAAGCGCAGTAGAGATGGAAGAAGTCATTATTTCAACCCCTTTTCATAAATTACAGGGTGATAATGTTATGAAAGTAGAGCGTGTAAGCGTTAACGAACTGCTTTCTAAAGGAAATACTACCCTTGCTGAAGGTATCACAAACATTCCTGGAGTAGAAAGCATAAGCACAGGTACCGGTATAGGAAAACCCGTAATACGTGGGTTAAGCTCAAATAGGGTGTTAACTTATACACAAGGTGTACGGTTAGAAAACCAACAATTTGGCGATGAACACGGTTTAGGAATAAACAGTGCGGGTATTGAAAGTGTCGAAGTTATAAAGGGTCCCGCTTCCCTGCTCTATGGAAGTGATGCGCTAGGTGGTGTTTTATATTTAAATCCAGAACGTTTTGCTGCCAGCGGAGAAATTAAAGGAGACATCCAAAGCACTTATTTTTCAAATACTTTGGGTTCTTCTAGTAATGGAGGGGTTCAGGTTTCTGGAGAAAAGATTAAATTTTTAGCTCGCGGTGGCTATAGCACCTACAGTGATTATGAAACAGGAAATGGAGAGCGAGTTACAAATACCCGATTTAATGAAAAGGATTTTAAAACGGGAGTACAGTTTCAAAATGAAAAAGTAAAATCTACTGTTCGTTATAATTACAATCGATCCA is part of the Marixanthomonas ophiurae genome and harbors:
- a CDS encoding DUF6146 family protein produces the protein MKYLLFFIAISLAVYSCDSTKSTMKGDNDTSVVENDTIRIANDSLEYEILIIESGFNSWLVTQPPRQHYGLNYLENKNQFFVSEYNSRVRNPQRFNSNLYPQEINYDYNTDYGYEVNYLLYNYFVYFQQKYNQHLPGGRR
- a CDS encoding DUF6787 family protein; this translates as MKKLKERWNITSNWQLTVIFIVFAITGSTSAKFTAPLTEAIGITEESGWYIYWPVRILIIFPAYQLLLVFFGWLFGEFHFFWNFEKKMLRSMKLGFLLPNE